One window of the Maylandia zebra isolate NMK-2024a linkage group LG19, Mzebra_GT3a, whole genome shotgun sequence genome contains the following:
- the bag5 gene encoding BAG family molecular chaperone regulator 5 isoform X1, whose product MEKAARNKKRSRAKRRKESLFGKPFDGGKRMDHGGPQQQQQHPMEQQQPAYHPQHPAMMRLYEIQKEVASLGPQVCTFSGLQNDRDYKRLERELTRLLLDVDQVDTEGKPELQGARKRAAQEVEGLLRYLEENATHPSRLAIEQLSYEARQLVDERVVAPQRAGGVTEINDELVDALQQLVLRLTQVKTEGRVPLRKARYRALTRLCAVQDVIEGRTQQQTLSLPLSGDTHEAVNCINQVMVKVSVARSQLVALLMGLSGRDSCAHLSRILTEMQVELDALDVSGNAVIRNYRKQVVEEINGLLKHLDLEGEGDDTRRYDLAQNNSIREIEGVRAHISHLREGVLRHCVMGDLSFRPKAELQGLLTQLDQVDTAKNPCIREARRRAVVEVQAVITFLDLREALAHRQPGPNEHPSHRAVWQVLGSLSELQAQVLGFDGKRVDKSYMILEELLTKQLLALDAVDPQGDETTKVARKQAVKFAQNILNYLDMKTDEWEY is encoded by the exons CCTGTTTGGGAAGCCCTTTGATGGCGGGAAGAGGATGGACCATGGTGgtccacagcagcagcaacaacatccaatggagcagcagcagccggCATATCATCCGCAGCACCCTGCCATGATGCGGCTGTACGAGATACAGAAGGAGGTGGCGTCTCTGGGGCCGCAGGTGTGCACCTTCAGCGGCCTTCAGAACGATCGGGACTACAAGCGTCTGGAGCGAGAGCTGACCCGCCTGCTGCTGGATGTGGACCAGGTGGACACAGAGGGCAAGCCGGAGCTGCAGGGAGCGCGAAAAAGAGCGGCTCAGGAGGTGGAGGGACTCCTGCGTTATCTAGAAGAGAACGCCACCCATCCTTCCCGGCTGGCCATCGAACAGCTAAGCTACGAGGCGCGGCAGCTGGTGGACGAGCGCGTCGTGGCTCCGCAGCGAGCAGGCGGGGTGACAGAGATCAACGACGAGTTGGTGGACGCTCTGCAGCAGCTCGTGCTGAGGCTCACTCAGGTCAAGACCGAAGGGAGGGTGCCGCTCCGCAAAGCACGCTACCGGGCGCTAACGCGCCTCTGCGCTGTACAGGATGTGATCGAAGGGCGCACGCAGCAGCAGACCCTCTCCCTGCCGCTGTCGGGAGACACCCACGAGGCCGTGAACTGCATCAACCAGGTGATGGTAAAGGTGAGCGTGGCCCGCAGCCAGCTGGTGGCGCTGCTGATGGGTCTGAGCGGGAGGGACAGCTGTGCCCACCTGTCACGCATCCTGACAGAGATGCAGGTGGAGCTGGACGCTCTGGATGTTTCGGGGAACGCGGTGATCAGAAATTACAGGAAACAGGTGGTGGAGGAGATAAACGGGCTGCTGAAACATCTGGACCTGGAGGGGGAAGGAGACGACACACGCAG GTATGACTTGGCGCAGAACAACTCCATCCGAGAGATCGAGGGCGTGCGAGCTCACATCTCGCACCTGCGAGAGGGCGTCCTACGACACTGTGTGATGGGTGACCTCAGCTTCAGACCCAAAGCTGAGCTGCAGGGTCTTCTCACCCAACTGGACCAGGTGGACACGGCGAAGAACCCGTGCATAAGAGAAGCCCGTCGCCGTGCTGTGGTGGAAGTCCAGGCGGTCATCACGTTCCTGGACCTACGCGAGGCTCTAGCACACCGCCAGCCAGGCCCCAATGAGCACCCATCACATCGAGCTGTGTGGCAAGTCCTGGGGAGCCTGTCAGAGCTCCAGGCTCAGGTCCTGGGCTTCGACGGCAAGCGGGTCGACAAGAGCTACATGATCTTGGAGGAGCTGCTTACCAAACAGCTGCTGGCGCTGGACGCCGTTGACCCGCAAGGCGACGAGACAACCAAGGTGGCACGCAAGCAGGCGGTGAAGTTTGCCCAGAACATTCTCAACTACCTGGACATGAAGACAGATGAGTGGGagtattaa
- the bag5 gene encoding BAG family molecular chaperone regulator 5 isoform X2: MCANVFGVLKSLFGKPFDGGKRMDHGGPQQQQQHPMEQQQPAYHPQHPAMMRLYEIQKEVASLGPQVCTFSGLQNDRDYKRLERELTRLLLDVDQVDTEGKPELQGARKRAAQEVEGLLRYLEENATHPSRLAIEQLSYEARQLVDERVVAPQRAGGVTEINDELVDALQQLVLRLTQVKTEGRVPLRKARYRALTRLCAVQDVIEGRTQQQTLSLPLSGDTHEAVNCINQVMVKVSVARSQLVALLMGLSGRDSCAHLSRILTEMQVELDALDVSGNAVIRNYRKQVVEEINGLLKHLDLEGEGDDTRRYDLAQNNSIREIEGVRAHISHLREGVLRHCVMGDLSFRPKAELQGLLTQLDQVDTAKNPCIREARRRAVVEVQAVITFLDLREALAHRQPGPNEHPSHRAVWQVLGSLSELQAQVLGFDGKRVDKSYMILEELLTKQLLALDAVDPQGDETTKVARKQAVKFAQNILNYLDMKTDEWEY, encoded by the exons CCTGTTTGGGAAGCCCTTTGATGGCGGGAAGAGGATGGACCATGGTGgtccacagcagcagcaacaacatccaatggagcagcagcagccggCATATCATCCGCAGCACCCTGCCATGATGCGGCTGTACGAGATACAGAAGGAGGTGGCGTCTCTGGGGCCGCAGGTGTGCACCTTCAGCGGCCTTCAGAACGATCGGGACTACAAGCGTCTGGAGCGAGAGCTGACCCGCCTGCTGCTGGATGTGGACCAGGTGGACACAGAGGGCAAGCCGGAGCTGCAGGGAGCGCGAAAAAGAGCGGCTCAGGAGGTGGAGGGACTCCTGCGTTATCTAGAAGAGAACGCCACCCATCCTTCCCGGCTGGCCATCGAACAGCTAAGCTACGAGGCGCGGCAGCTGGTGGACGAGCGCGTCGTGGCTCCGCAGCGAGCAGGCGGGGTGACAGAGATCAACGACGAGTTGGTGGACGCTCTGCAGCAGCTCGTGCTGAGGCTCACTCAGGTCAAGACCGAAGGGAGGGTGCCGCTCCGCAAAGCACGCTACCGGGCGCTAACGCGCCTCTGCGCTGTACAGGATGTGATCGAAGGGCGCACGCAGCAGCAGACCCTCTCCCTGCCGCTGTCGGGAGACACCCACGAGGCCGTGAACTGCATCAACCAGGTGATGGTAAAGGTGAGCGTGGCCCGCAGCCAGCTGGTGGCGCTGCTGATGGGTCTGAGCGGGAGGGACAGCTGTGCCCACCTGTCACGCATCCTGACAGAGATGCAGGTGGAGCTGGACGCTCTGGATGTTTCGGGGAACGCGGTGATCAGAAATTACAGGAAACAGGTGGTGGAGGAGATAAACGGGCTGCTGAAACATCTGGACCTGGAGGGGGAAGGAGACGACACACGCAG GTATGACTTGGCGCAGAACAACTCCATCCGAGAGATCGAGGGCGTGCGAGCTCACATCTCGCACCTGCGAGAGGGCGTCCTACGACACTGTGTGATGGGTGACCTCAGCTTCAGACCCAAAGCTGAGCTGCAGGGTCTTCTCACCCAACTGGACCAGGTGGACACGGCGAAGAACCCGTGCATAAGAGAAGCCCGTCGCCGTGCTGTGGTGGAAGTCCAGGCGGTCATCACGTTCCTGGACCTACGCGAGGCTCTAGCACACCGCCAGCCAGGCCCCAATGAGCACCCATCACATCGAGCTGTGTGGCAAGTCCTGGGGAGCCTGTCAGAGCTCCAGGCTCAGGTCCTGGGCTTCGACGGCAAGCGGGTCGACAAGAGCTACATGATCTTGGAGGAGCTGCTTACCAAACAGCTGCTGGCGCTGGACGCCGTTGACCCGCAAGGCGACGAGACAACCAAGGTGGCACGCAAGCAGGCGGTGAAGTTTGCCCAGAACATTCTCAACTACCTGGACATGAAGACAGATGAGTGGGagtattaa
- the bag5 gene encoding BAG family molecular chaperone regulator 5 isoform X3 — MAVRWLCSLFGKPFDGGKRMDHGGPQQQQQHPMEQQQPAYHPQHPAMMRLYEIQKEVASLGPQVCTFSGLQNDRDYKRLERELTRLLLDVDQVDTEGKPELQGARKRAAQEVEGLLRYLEENATHPSRLAIEQLSYEARQLVDERVVAPQRAGGVTEINDELVDALQQLVLRLTQVKTEGRVPLRKARYRALTRLCAVQDVIEGRTQQQTLSLPLSGDTHEAVNCINQVMVKVSVARSQLVALLMGLSGRDSCAHLSRILTEMQVELDALDVSGNAVIRNYRKQVVEEINGLLKHLDLEGEGDDTRRYDLAQNNSIREIEGVRAHISHLREGVLRHCVMGDLSFRPKAELQGLLTQLDQVDTAKNPCIREARRRAVVEVQAVITFLDLREALAHRQPGPNEHPSHRAVWQVLGSLSELQAQVLGFDGKRVDKSYMILEELLTKQLLALDAVDPQGDETTKVARKQAVKFAQNILNYLDMKTDEWEY, encoded by the exons CCTGTTTGGGAAGCCCTTTGATGGCGGGAAGAGGATGGACCATGGTGgtccacagcagcagcaacaacatccaatggagcagcagcagccggCATATCATCCGCAGCACCCTGCCATGATGCGGCTGTACGAGATACAGAAGGAGGTGGCGTCTCTGGGGCCGCAGGTGTGCACCTTCAGCGGCCTTCAGAACGATCGGGACTACAAGCGTCTGGAGCGAGAGCTGACCCGCCTGCTGCTGGATGTGGACCAGGTGGACACAGAGGGCAAGCCGGAGCTGCAGGGAGCGCGAAAAAGAGCGGCTCAGGAGGTGGAGGGACTCCTGCGTTATCTAGAAGAGAACGCCACCCATCCTTCCCGGCTGGCCATCGAACAGCTAAGCTACGAGGCGCGGCAGCTGGTGGACGAGCGCGTCGTGGCTCCGCAGCGAGCAGGCGGGGTGACAGAGATCAACGACGAGTTGGTGGACGCTCTGCAGCAGCTCGTGCTGAGGCTCACTCAGGTCAAGACCGAAGGGAGGGTGCCGCTCCGCAAAGCACGCTACCGGGCGCTAACGCGCCTCTGCGCTGTACAGGATGTGATCGAAGGGCGCACGCAGCAGCAGACCCTCTCCCTGCCGCTGTCGGGAGACACCCACGAGGCCGTGAACTGCATCAACCAGGTGATGGTAAAGGTGAGCGTGGCCCGCAGCCAGCTGGTGGCGCTGCTGATGGGTCTGAGCGGGAGGGACAGCTGTGCCCACCTGTCACGCATCCTGACAGAGATGCAGGTGGAGCTGGACGCTCTGGATGTTTCGGGGAACGCGGTGATCAGAAATTACAGGAAACAGGTGGTGGAGGAGATAAACGGGCTGCTGAAACATCTGGACCTGGAGGGGGAAGGAGACGACACACGCAG GTATGACTTGGCGCAGAACAACTCCATCCGAGAGATCGAGGGCGTGCGAGCTCACATCTCGCACCTGCGAGAGGGCGTCCTACGACACTGTGTGATGGGTGACCTCAGCTTCAGACCCAAAGCTGAGCTGCAGGGTCTTCTCACCCAACTGGACCAGGTGGACACGGCGAAGAACCCGTGCATAAGAGAAGCCCGTCGCCGTGCTGTGGTGGAAGTCCAGGCGGTCATCACGTTCCTGGACCTACGCGAGGCTCTAGCACACCGCCAGCCAGGCCCCAATGAGCACCCATCACATCGAGCTGTGTGGCAAGTCCTGGGGAGCCTGTCAGAGCTCCAGGCTCAGGTCCTGGGCTTCGACGGCAAGCGGGTCGACAAGAGCTACATGATCTTGGAGGAGCTGCTTACCAAACAGCTGCTGGCGCTGGACGCCGTTGACCCGCAAGGCGACGAGACAACCAAGGTGGCACGCAAGCAGGCGGTGAAGTTTGCCCAGAACATTCTCAACTACCTGGACATGAAGACAGATGAGTGGGagtattaa